Proteins co-encoded in one Aquincola tertiaricarbonis genomic window:
- a CDS encoding CoA-acylating methylmalonate-semialdehyde dehydrogenase: MAAPQAFTSSTDVGHWIGGKAVIPASGRSQAVYNPATGQVARQVRLGTVDDVNAAVAAASAAFAAWADTPPIRRARVLNAFLALMNEHRDTLAAMITAEHGKVFTDAQGEVTRGIEIIEFACGIPQLLKGDYTDQVSTGIDNWTMRQPLGVVAGITPFNFPCMVPAWMFPVALACGNTFVLKPSERDPSPSLFMAELLKRAGLPDGVFNVVQGDKTVVDALLEHPDVKALSFVGSTPIAQYIYETGAHHGKRVQALGGAKNHMVVMPDADIEQTVDALIGAAYGSAGERCMAISVAVLVGDVADQIVPLLAERAKALKIRNGMELDAEMGPIVTRQALDRIEGYIALGVEEGAQLVVDGRGLKVPGHEQGFFTGGTLFDHVTPQMRIYQEEIFGPVLACVRAKDFAEAVQLVNDHEFGNGVACYTRDGNVAREFARRIQVGMVGINVPIPVPMAWHGFGGWKRSLFGDMHAYGEEGVRFYTKQKSVMQRWPASTPKGAEFVMPTAQ; the protein is encoded by the coding sequence ATGGCCGCACCGCAAGCCTTCACCTCGAGCACCGACGTCGGCCATTGGATCGGCGGCAAGGCCGTGATACCCGCCAGCGGCCGCAGCCAGGCCGTCTACAACCCGGCCACCGGCCAGGTGGCGCGGCAGGTGCGGCTGGGCACGGTGGACGATGTCAATGCCGCCGTGGCCGCCGCCAGCGCCGCGTTTGCCGCCTGGGCGGACACGCCGCCCATCCGGCGGGCGCGCGTGCTCAATGCCTTCCTGGCGCTGATGAACGAACACCGCGACACGCTGGCCGCGATGATCACCGCCGAGCACGGCAAGGTGTTCACCGATGCGCAGGGTGAAGTCACGCGCGGCATCGAGATCATCGAATTCGCCTGCGGCATTCCGCAGCTGCTCAAGGGGGACTACACCGACCAGGTGTCCACCGGCATCGACAACTGGACGATGCGCCAGCCGCTGGGCGTGGTGGCGGGCATCACGCCCTTCAACTTTCCGTGCATGGTGCCGGCCTGGATGTTCCCGGTGGCGCTGGCCTGCGGCAACACCTTCGTGCTCAAGCCCAGCGAGCGCGATCCGTCGCCCAGCCTGTTCATGGCCGAGCTGCTCAAGCGCGCGGGCCTGCCCGACGGCGTGTTCAACGTGGTGCAGGGCGACAAGACGGTGGTGGATGCTCTGCTGGAGCACCCCGACGTGAAGGCGCTGAGCTTCGTCGGCTCCACGCCCATCGCGCAGTACATCTACGAAACCGGCGCCCACCACGGCAAGCGCGTGCAGGCGCTGGGCGGCGCCAAGAACCACATGGTGGTGATGCCCGATGCCGACATCGAGCAGACGGTGGATGCGCTGATCGGTGCGGCCTACGGCTCGGCCGGCGAGCGCTGCATGGCCATCAGCGTGGCGGTGCTGGTGGGCGATGTGGCCGACCAGATCGTGCCGTTGCTGGCCGAGCGCGCCAAGGCGCTGAAGATCAGGAACGGCATGGAGCTGGACGCCGAGATGGGCCCCATCGTCACGCGGCAGGCGCTGGACCGCATCGAGGGCTACATCGCGCTGGGCGTGGAAGAGGGCGCGCAGCTGGTGGTCGATGGCCGCGGCCTGAAGGTGCCGGGGCATGAGCAGGGCTTTTTCACCGGCGGCACGCTGTTCGACCATGTGACGCCGCAGATGCGCATCTACCAGGAAGAGATCTTCGGCCCGGTGCTGGCCTGCGTGCGCGCCAAGGACTTTGCCGAGGCGGTGCAGCTGGTCAACGACCATGAGTTCGGCAACGGCGTGGCCTGCTACACCCGCGACGGCAACGTGGCACGCGAGTTCGCGCGCCGCATCCAGGTGGGCATGGTGGGCATCAATGTGCCCATCCCGGTGCCGATGGCCTGGCACGGCTTCGGCGGCTGGAAGCGCAGCCTCTTCGGCGACATGCATGCCTATGGCGAAGAGGGGGTGCGCTTCTACACCAAGCAGAAGTCGGTGATGCAGCGCTGGCCCGCCAGCACGCCCAAGGGCGCCGAGTTCGTGATGCCCACGGCCCAGTGA
- a CDS encoding chorismate--pyruvate lyase family protein — protein MTPTARQQARHWQRAPGSLTQRLFAWGGEVRVQRLRQQVAPLLPGEAADLGLAPGTRCLVREVVLHVGDAPVVWARSVAPHAALSGPWKALVGLGTRPLAALLFDDPAVSRTPLRPQWHPRGSRWHQRADEAWRTVAGQPWPASVVAARSSVFWRRGMPLRVFEAFSPAMLASPTATPPTSPRPR, from the coding sequence GTGACGCCCACGGCCCGGCAGCAGGCCCGCCACTGGCAGCGGGCCCCTGGCTCTCTGACGCAGCGGCTGTTCGCCTGGGGCGGTGAGGTGCGTGTGCAGCGCCTGCGCCAGCAGGTGGCGCCACTGCTGCCCGGCGAGGCGGCCGACCTGGGCCTGGCGCCCGGCACCCGCTGCCTGGTGCGCGAAGTGGTGCTGCATGTGGGCGATGCACCGGTGGTGTGGGCCCGCAGCGTGGCGCCGCATGCGGCGCTGAGCGGCCCCTGGAAGGCGCTGGTGGGCCTGGGCACACGCCCGCTGGCGGCCCTGCTGTTCGATGACCCGGCGGTCAGCCGCACGCCGCTGCGGCCGCAATGGCATCCGCGGGGCAGCCGCTGGCACCAGCGTGCCGATGAGGCCTGGCGCACGGTGGCCGGCCAGCCCTGGCCGGCGTCGGTGGTGGCCGCCCGCAGCTCGGTCTTCTGGCGCCGCGGCATGCCGCTGCGGGTGTTCGAAGCCTTTTCGCCGGCGATGCTGGCATCGCCGACGGCCACGCCGCCTACTTCACCACGTCCACGCTGA